In the genome of Ignavibacteria bacterium, one region contains:
- a CDS encoding bifunctional nuclease family protein, translated as MDNNDIIQVDIYGLSLSSSLQGGGYAIILKEVSGDRRIPIIIGHSEAQAIAFELEGIKPPRPLTHDLTKNIIEALGFNVTSVIINELKDSTFYAKIKFDASSLDEMDARPSDAIALALKFSAPIFISSSIMDEIGFVPENENQEIGKIENVSEYAESSSEETINESPKERKLRKLKGELDEAIAKEDYEKAATLRDEIRKIDLSNLN; from the coding sequence ATGGATAATAACGACATAATACAAGTTGACATATATGGTTTATCACTTTCCTCTTCATTGCAGGGCGGCGGATATGCTATAATTTTAAAAGAAGTTAGCGGCGATAGAAGAATTCCGATTATTATCGGGCATTCCGAAGCTCAGGCAATTGCATTCGAACTTGAGGGCATTAAACCCCCAAGACCGCTTACACACGACCTTACAAAAAATATAATTGAAGCTCTCGGCTTCAATGTAACGAGCGTCATAATAAACGAGCTTAAGGATTCGACATTCTACGCAAAGATAAAGTTCGATGCTTCATCTCTTGATGAAATGGATGCGCGTCCTTCCGATGCCATTGCTCTCGCATTAAAATTTTCAGCGCCGATTTTTATTTCTTCATCGATTATGGACGAAATAGGGTTTGTGCCGGAAAATGAAAATCAGGAAATTGGAAAAATTGAAAATGTTTCTGAGTATGCAGAAAGCAGTTCAGAGGAAACAATCAACGAATCTCCAAAGGAAAGAAAATTAAGAAAGCTCAAAGGCGAACTTGACGAAGCTATCGCGAAGGAAGATTACGAAAAAGCTGCTACGCTGAGAGACGAAATAAGAAAAATTGATTTATCAAACTTAAATTAA
- a CDS encoding T9SS type A sorting domain-containing protein has translation MKTKILLIIIFIISIAIKSFSQEAYQKNISEVLDAKGKIKKGTQGNFSVNGYSISSDKGQLVFSPDAIEGVWSAFGSGVGNPVGEIVICVAISGNDIYAGGFFDSAGGVPANNIAKWNGTSWEPLGTGTNSIVRAIAISGNNVYAGGEFTIAGGVSANKIARWDGTNWNALGSGLFESFSAAAYCITIFGNNVFVGGIFTHAGGNLVNHIARWDGANWHPIGNGLGAFVYAIAVENNFSIFAGGAFTTPYNYIARWDGINWNNMNGGMSGAVSTLMLSGGNLYAGGQFATAGGVLVNNVARWNGINWNAIGSGLTFQFSQGNVISLTQCGSTLYAGGSFDVSGGFMDDKIAKWDGTNWTEIGTEINNAPEFTTIYQITAVGNNLIANGTFKWAGATVVNNICQWTDTSLSSAPAVGGTLPSGFGFVSFNNTTDTTGTSIMISPGFGSGFVNVAKYSDSPIDPPVFTSRSLHVSDYRWIITQTGLAVPFTGKIRFKISEIPNNGITQPDSVKVYSRPTVGSGTFTELPTVYWSGSGEIEADITSFSEFIFVSNVDPLPVELASFTSFVNKNNVTLDWSTVSELNNSGFNIERREISIANDEWKNVCFVSGNGTSSEIRNYNYTDRGLSSGKYNYRLKQVDYNGNFEYFDLSNEVIIEVPGKFELSQNYPNPFNPVTKISFEIPDNVNGQMSNVKLMIYNVTGKLIAELVNKELSAGYHTVEFDANALASGVYFYRLDAQNGTQNFSMTKKMVLLK, from the coding sequence ATGAAAACTAAAATATTGCTTATAATTATTTTTATTATTTCGATTGCCATAAAATCTTTTTCTCAAGAAGCATATCAAAAAAATATTTCTGAAGTTCTGGATGCAAAAGGAAAAATTAAAAAAGGAACGCAAGGAAATTTTTCCGTTAACGGTTATAGTATCAGTTCAGATAAAGGTCAGTTAGTTTTTTCTCCAGATGCTATAGAAGGAGTATGGAGTGCGTTCGGAAGCGGTGTAGGAAATCCCGTGGGTGAAATTGTCATATGCGTGGCAATTTCAGGAAATGACATTTATGCAGGAGGATTTTTTGATTCTGCAGGCGGAGTTCCTGCAAACAATATTGCAAAATGGAACGGAACAAGCTGGGAGCCATTAGGAACAGGCACAAACAGTATTGTCAGGGCAATTGCTATATCAGGAAATAATGTATATGCCGGCGGGGAATTTACCATTGCAGGAGGTGTCTCTGCAAACAAAATCGCAAGATGGGACGGAACAAACTGGAATGCACTTGGCAGCGGATTGTTTGAGTCGTTTTCTGCAGCTGCTTATTGCATTACAATATTTGGAAATAATGTTTTTGTAGGTGGGATATTTACTCACGCAGGTGGAAATCTTGTAAATCACATAGCAAGATGGGATGGAGCAAACTGGCATCCGATAGGAAACGGCTTGGGAGCTTTTGTTTATGCTATTGCAGTTGAAAATAATTTCAGCATTTTTGCCGGAGGTGCATTTACAACACCTTATAATTACATAGCAAGATGGGACGGAATAAATTGGAATAACATGAATGGTGGAATGAGCGGGGCTGTAAGTACTTTGATGCTTTCCGGCGGTAATCTTTATGCCGGGGGACAATTTGCAACAGCAGGCGGTGTGCTTGTAAATAATGTTGCGCGATGGAACGGAATAAACTGGAATGCAATCGGTTCAGGTTTGACGTTTCAGTTTTCCCAGGGTAATGTAATTTCTTTAACACAGTGCGGCAGCACGCTTTATGCGGGAGGGAGTTTTGATGTCAGCGGTGGATTTATGGATGACAAAATCGCAAAGTGGGATGGAACAAATTGGACTGAAATTGGAACCGAAATTAATAATGCTCCTGAGTTTACTACAATTTACCAGATAACTGCTGTGGGAAATAATTTAATTGCAAACGGCACATTTAAGTGGGCGGGAGCAACTGTAGTTAATAATATTTGTCAATGGACTGATACCTCTCTGAGCTCTGCGCCTGCTGTCGGAGGAACATTGCCATCAGGTTTTGGCTTTGTAAGTTTTAATAATACAACCGATACTACAGGAACAAGCATAATGATAAGTCCGGGATTTGGTTCTGGGTTTGTGAATGTTGCAAAATATTCCGATTCGCCGATTGACCCTCCGGTTTTTACATCCCGGTCGCTGCACGTGAGTGATTACAGATGGATAATTACGCAGACAGGTCTTGCCGTTCCTTTTACAGGGAAAATAAGATTTAAGATTTCGGAAATTCCTAATAATGGAATTACTCAGCCCGATTCTGTGAAAGTTTATTCAAGACCAACAGTAGGAAGCGGAACATTCACAGAATTGCCGACTGTGTACTGGTCGGGCTCGGGAGAAATAGAGGCGGACATAACAAGCTTCAGCGAATTTATTTTTGTATCTAATGTTGATCCGCTGCCTGTTGAGTTAGCATCTTTCACTTCATTTGTCAATAAAAATAATGTTACGTTGGACTGGTCAACTGTGAGTGAATTAAATAATAGCGGTTTTAATATAGAAAGACGTGAAATATCAATTGCGAATGATGAATGGAAGAACGTTTGTTTTGTTTCAGGCAATGGAACAAGTTCGGAAATTAGAAACTATAACTATACTGATAGGGGATTAAGTTCAGGAAAATATAATTACAGGTTAAAGCAAGTAGATTACAACGGCAACTTTGAGTATTTTGATTTATCTAATGAAGTTATTATAGAGGTGCCTGGAAAGTTTGAGTTGAGCCAGAATTATCCGAATCCTTTTAATCCCGTAACGAAAATAAGTTTTGAAATTCCTGATAATGTGAACGGTCAAATGTCAAATGTGAAGCTGATGATTTATAATGTTACGGGAAAGTTAATTGCTGAATTGGTTAACAAAGAGTTAAGTGCAGGATACCATACAGTTGAGTTCGATGCAAATGCATTGGCAAGCGGTGTTTATTTTTACAGATTAGATGCACAGAACGGAACTCAAAATTTTTCAATGACGAAGAAGATGGTTTTGTTGAAATAA
- a CDS encoding electron transfer flavoprotein subunit beta/FixA family protein, with translation MNIIVCVSLVPDSTTKVKIAPDNKSIDQTGVSFIINPYDEFAVEEAVQLKEKNGGEVTVISFGTDKSKEAIKKAFQMGGDKGILIKSDTENFDSYTVARNLADVIKSKNPDIVLFGKQSIDFDGMLIPNMVGEMLDLPAINVVVKLEISGTKVTAEREIEGGIEIVESSMPIIIGTQKGINNPRYPNLKSIMASKSKPIEEAKPTYTGNKTEILEMALPAAKGKGKILEGGADQVPELVRLLREEAKVI, from the coding sequence ATGAACATAATTGTCTGTGTTTCTTTAGTCCCCGACAGCACAACCAAAGTCAAAATCGCCCCCGATAACAAATCAATCGACCAAACCGGAGTTAGTTTCATCATCAATCCATACGATGAGTTTGCAGTAGAAGAAGCCGTTCAGTTAAAAGAGAAAAACGGAGGAGAAGTTACTGTCATAAGTTTTGGTACCGATAAATCGAAGGAAGCCATCAAAAAAGCTTTCCAGATGGGCGGAGATAAAGGCATTTTGATTAAGTCTGATACGGAAAATTTCGATTCTTATACAGTTGCAAGAAACCTTGCCGATGTAATTAAGTCTAAAAATCCTGACATTGTATTATTCGGAAAGCAATCCATAGACTTCGACGGAATGCTTATTCCCAACATGGTTGGTGAAATGCTTGATTTGCCTGCCATTAACGTTGTAGTAAAGCTTGAAATCAGCGGCACAAAAGTTACTGCCGAGCGTGAAATCGAAGGCGGTATCGAGATTGTTGAGTCATCAATGCCAATCATAATCGGAACACAAAAGGGAATTAACAATCCTCGTTACCCGAACTTGAAAAGTATCATGGCTTCAAAATCAAAACCGATTGAAGAAGCAAAGCCGACTTATACCGGCAACAAAACTGAAATTCTTGAAATGGCTTTACCTGCCGCAAAAGGAAAAGGAAAAATTCTCGAAGGCGGCGCTGACCAGGTACCTGAATTAGTAAGATTATTAAGAGAAGAGGCCAAGGTAATATAA
- a CDS encoding type III pantothenate kinase codes for MNLLIDIGNSRIKYCMSKNGKLGKVFSLEYKKEKFRSIFKKVLSINNGMTQRVPPAFAGMTSPEKIYVSNVVPEFNQVIKRSGAKLININSKLPIKFNYKGNLGSDRICSTIGTRAEFPKRKNILIVDFGTATTYNLLRGNNFAGGLIMPGLNTALSSLLSKTSLPKVNLKYDKKLLASTTDKNIINGVFAQQIFTFYYITSELKKKHKDLFVVLTGGMSKTILKYLKKNSYNAIDLNLVLKGLNYLANNG; via the coding sequence TTGAATCTTTTAATCGACATAGGTAATTCACGAATTAAATATTGCATGTCAAAAAATGGCAAGCTTGGGAAAGTATTTTCTTTAGAATATAAAAAAGAAAAATTTAGGTCAATCTTCAAAAAGGTATTATCAATAAATAATGGGATGACCCAAAGGGTGCCCCCCGCTTTCGCGGGAATGACTTCCCCTGAAAAAATTTATGTTTCAAATGTCGTGCCGGAATTTAATCAGGTAATTAAACGAAGCGGTGCCAAACTTATTAACATAAACTCGAAGCTTCCTATTAAATTTAATTACAAAGGTAATCTCGGCTCTGATAGAATCTGTTCAACAATCGGAACAAGAGCTGAATTTCCAAAAAGGAAAAATATTCTTATTGTCGATTTCGGAACGGCAACAACATATAACTTGTTAAGAGGAAATAACTTTGCAGGCGGATTGATTATGCCCGGGCTTAACACGGCACTCTCTTCCCTTCTCTCAAAAACCAGCCTGCCTAAAGTAAATTTGAAATACGATAAAAAACTTCTTGCCAGCACAACTGATAAAAATATAATCAATGGTGTCTTTGCACAGCAAATATTTACGTTTTATTATATTACAAGTGAGCTAAAGAAAAAACATAAAGATTTATTTGTTGTTTTGACGGGCGGAATGAGCAAAACGATTTTAAAATATCTGAAGAAAAATTCTTATAACGCAATAGATTTAAACTTAGTTTTAAAAGGATTAAATTATTTAGCAAATAACGGGTAG
- a CDS encoding secondary thiamine-phosphate synthase enzyme YjbQ, translating to MKIINKEIVKKTKGDNDIINLTDDLIDLLNQSKLQKGNCTVFSIGSTGGITTLEYEPGLLKDIPDFLEKIAPKYEKYFHNDTWGDGNGHSHIRSALFKTSFVIPFDKGEFFLGTWQQVVFIDFDNRPRTRRIIAQFIGE from the coding sequence ATGAAAATCATTAATAAAGAAATAGTTAAGAAAACTAAGGGTGATAACGATATTATAAACCTGACAGATGACCTCATTGATTTATTAAACCAATCAAAGCTTCAGAAAGGAAACTGTACGGTGTTTTCAATTGGTTCGACCGGCGGAATTACAACGCTTGAATACGAGCCCGGTTTGCTGAAAGACATTCCTGACTTTCTCGAAAAAATTGCTCCCAAATATGAAAAATATTTTCATAACGATACCTGGGGCGATGGCAACGGGCATTCGCATATTCGCTCGGCATTGTTCAAAACTTCTTTTGTAATTCCTTTTGACAAAGGAGAATTTTTTCTCGGCACCTGGCAGCAGGTTGTCTTCATTGACTTCGATAACAGACCCCGAACCCGAAGAATAATAGCGCAATTCATTGGTGAATAA
- a CDS encoding radical SAM protein — MDRKDLIKLKCDLLIDGLRLKDLRADLVKEKGWEQDRANKFLPAELKLPQEVHVQIRENNEANFRLRVINDALAVQDRVGNIVCFADFIGLPPFARKITKDGRLFSDIVVYNGTCNLNFTWNYFCDYFRTDMACRFCNLTPSQDFYPEENITNAYKNARQIVDVIEEAKKYHPDPKSILTRGTPADKSGLGGTIQILEEISNRFPFDGHNNRTKILFTISPTKNITDVKALYDHGMHSVSFNFEVFDKGYWKAIVPGKDAYIGRELWEQSLIEAVKYFGEGRVFSAMIAGLEPKRTLLEGVNWCADRGIIPIVVPFSPETGSQFEGFRPPTYKWMMDTKLEIADVILKKLPFMGTEEYWQNDAPICAECFTGGFLFDIVKENAGLTNYHAGCHLSQVPIVKEEKVTAEN, encoded by the coding sequence ATGGACAGAAAAGATTTAATTAAGCTTAAATGCGATTTGCTGATTGACGGTCTTAGATTAAAAGACCTTCGCGCTGATTTGGTTAAAGAAAAGGGCTGGGAGCAAGACAGAGCAAACAAGTTTTTGCCTGCCGAGCTTAAGCTTCCGCAGGAAGTTCACGTGCAGATAAGAGAAAACAACGAAGCAAATTTCAGACTTCGCGTTATCAACGATGCGCTTGCAGTTCAGGATAGAGTCGGCAATATAGTTTGCTTTGCAGATTTTATCGGTTTGCCTCCGTTTGCAAGAAAGATTACTAAAGACGGCCGTTTGTTCAGCGACATAGTTGTATATAACGGAACGTGTAATTTGAATTTTACATGGAATTATTTCTGTGATTATTTCAGAACCGACATGGCTTGCCGTTTCTGCAACTTAACTCCGTCACAGGATTTTTATCCCGAAGAAAATATTACTAATGCTTATAAGAACGCAAGACAGATTGTCGATGTAATAGAAGAAGCAAAGAAATATCATCCTGACCCTAAGTCGATTTTAACACGCGGGACTCCTGCAGATAAAAGCGGACTTGGAGGAACGATTCAGATTCTCGAGGAGATTTCAAACAGATTTCCATTCGACGGACATAATAACCGCACAAAGATTTTATTCACGATTTCACCTACAAAAAATATTACTGACGTAAAAGCTTTATATGACCATGGAATGCACTCAGTATCATTTAATTTTGAGGTGTTCGATAAAGGTTACTGGAAGGCAATCGTTCCGGGAAAAGATGCATATATTGGAAGAGAATTATGGGAACAGTCATTAATTGAAGCTGTGAAATATTTCGGCGAAGGCAGAGTCTTTTCTGCAATGATCGCCGGGCTTGAACCGAAAAGAACATTGCTCGAAGGTGTGAACTGGTGTGCTGACAGGGGAATCATCCCGATTGTCGTGCCGTTTTCTCCGGAGACAGGAAGCCAATTCGAAGGTTTCAGACCTCCGACTTATAAATGGATGATGGATACCAAGCTTGAGATTGCTGATGTTATTTTAAAGAAGCTTCCGTTCATGGGAACAGAAGAATATTGGCAGAACGATGCCCCGATTTGCGCAGAGTGTTTCACAGGTGGATTTTTATTTGACATAGTAAAAGAAAACGCAGGACTTACGAATTATCACGCAGGATGCCATTTGTCACAAGTACCAATCGTTAAAGAAGAAAAAGTAACAGCAGAGAATTAG
- a CDS encoding electron transfer flavoprotein subunit alpha/FixB family protein, with the protein MSNKILAFVEAKENKFRNSAFEVITEAKKLSEELKCEFEVLAIGNAAAEEDTKNLGTYGATKVNFVNNDELDSKAPAGGFIYSQTAFGKVVSAYAKNNNCNIIVLSATSLGKDIAPRIAVQTESAVCPDCVDIKVDGENIIAKRPVIAGKSYVTLKFNSPNVLITLRPNVFKAHKASDAQAEIAKVDIGSLGISDKDFKTTVKEIKVSSEKLDVAEADIIVSGGRGLRGPENFHLIEELAKTVGGATGASRAVVDAGWRPHGEQVGQTGKTVSPSLYIACGISGAIQHLAGMSSSKCIVAINKDKDAPIFQIADYGIVGDCFEILPALNEELKKVLAH; encoded by the coding sequence ATGTCTAATAAAATACTTGCCTTTGTTGAAGCAAAGGAAAATAAATTCAGAAACTCTGCATTTGAAGTAATCACCGAAGCAAAGAAGCTTTCAGAAGAGCTTAAATGCGAGTTTGAAGTTCTTGCAATCGGAAACGCAGCTGCAGAAGAAGATACAAAGAATCTCGGAACTTACGGAGCAACAAAAGTAAATTTTGTGAACAATGATGAGCTTGATTCGAAAGCGCCTGCAGGCGGATTTATATACTCACAAACTGCATTTGGAAAAGTAGTGAGTGCGTATGCAAAGAATAATAACTGTAACATAATCGTTTTATCGGCTACATCACTTGGCAAGGACATTGCTCCGAGAATTGCGGTGCAAACTGAATCCGCAGTATGTCCTGATTGCGTTGACATAAAAGTTGATGGTGAAAATATTATTGCTAAACGTCCGGTTATTGCCGGAAAATCCTATGTAACATTAAAATTCAATTCCCCTAATGTTTTGATTACTCTCAGACCGAATGTTTTCAAAGCCCATAAAGCAAGCGATGCTCAGGCAGAAATTGCAAAAGTTGATATTGGTTCGCTCGGAATTTCGGATAAAGATTTTAAAACTACGGTTAAAGAAATTAAAGTTTCTTCCGAAAAGCTTGACGTTGCGGAAGCTGACATTATAGTATCAGGCGGACGCGGATTGCGCGGACCTGAGAACTTCCATCTAATCGAAGAGCTTGCAAAAACAGTCGGAGGCGCAACGGGTGCTTCACGTGCAGTAGTTGATGCAGGATGGAGACCTCACGGCGAGCAGGTCGGACAAACGGGAAAAACTGTCTCCCCTTCTCTTTATATTGCCTGCGGTATCAGCGGAGCTATTCAGCATCTTGCAGGAATGTCTTCTTCAAAATGCATAGTTGCAATAAACAAAGATAAAGATGCTCCGATTTTTCAGATTGCCGATTACGGTATTGTCGGAGATTGTTTTGAAATTCTCCCTGCGCTAAATGAAGAATTAAAGAAAGTCCTAGCTCACTAA
- a CDS encoding glycosyltransferase family 39 protein, with the protein MNKIQNKLDQKLQNIPDEKAQKLFKILILLSILITLVIRIYNIEQKNVWFDEVYSWKIAQESFFQVIALSSGDIHPPLYYIVLKIWMMIFGDSIFSIRFLSVVFSMLSLVFIYKICNLIFKDSLQTFLVIFLYAVSPLNIYYSQEARMLNLNLLLCLGSIYYFILLINNYKSRYSVFYVFYTFLALYTHYFASFIVFTQFLIVLFEYRSKVIPKELFKKILWKIGIAVLLFLPWIPVFIAQTTKGQSWRTQQGIWKVTVGVYDYFREMFFSYYAAYESNLVIYSVTALTVFIILFFIYRLIKFYKSDDRNDKHLFYISLLFLVPLLIATIISFRQSILLSRYLSILVPLILIAKVGLYFKMKKKYLTYTIIIILIVSSLYGIFLNYDNDFKNNDYRRIIDYIEKTYNPGEQIIVEPHYMGWMIEYANKQGHTDLPVPTIQGYTLNSVRDSIAKNADSLNNLWMILDYSAVDDTGYDDFTNFMNEQGFELDGQKTFYLIPDKVRVMYFRKLQQED; encoded by the coding sequence GTGAATAAGATCCAAAATAAACTCGACCAAAAACTTCAAAACATTCCGGACGAAAAGGCTCAGAAGCTTTTTAAGATACTGATTCTTCTCTCAATCTTAATTACTCTTGTCATCCGCATATACAACATCGAACAAAAAAATGTATGGTTTGATGAAGTTTATTCGTGGAAGATTGCTCAGGAAAGTTTTTTTCAGGTAATTGCTTTATCATCAGGCGACATACATCCTCCGTTATATTATATAGTTCTCAAAATCTGGATGATGATATTCGGCGATTCAATTTTCTCGATCAGATTTCTAAGTGTCGTTTTCAGCATGCTGAGTTTGGTTTTCATTTATAAAATCTGCAATTTAATTTTTAAAGATTCATTACAAACCTTTCTTGTTATATTTTTATATGCTGTCTCACCGCTGAATATTTATTACTCTCAGGAAGCACGGATGTTGAATCTCAATCTTCTGCTCTGTCTCGGCTCGATTTATTATTTCATTCTTTTGATTAATAATTATAAATCCAGGTATTCTGTCTTTTATGTATTCTATACTTTCCTTGCTTTATACACGCATTATTTTGCGTCGTTTATTGTGTTTACGCAATTTCTTATTGTATTGTTTGAGTACCGTTCGAAGGTAATTCCAAAAGAACTTTTCAAAAAAATTCTGTGGAAAATCGGGATTGCTGTATTGCTTTTTCTCCCGTGGATACCTGTATTCATTGCTCAAACAACTAAAGGTCAGTCGTGGCGCACGCAGCAAGGTATTTGGAAAGTTACAGTCGGAGTTTATGATTATTTCAGGGAAATGTTTTTCAGTTATTACGCCGCTTATGAAAGCAATCTTGTGATATATTCCGTAACTGCTCTGACTGTTTTCATAATTTTATTTTTTATTTACCGTCTGATAAAATTTTATAAATCGGACGACCGCAATGATAAACATTTATTTTATATCTCGCTTCTGTTTTTAGTTCCTTTGCTCATAGCAACGATTATTTCGTTCAGACAAAGCATTTTGCTCTCACGATACCTGAGCATCCTCGTGCCTCTTATTCTCATTGCAAAAGTTGGTCTGTATTTCAAAATGAAAAAGAAATATCTGACATATACTATTATAATAATATTAATCGTTTCAAGTCTTTACGGAATTTTTCTTAACTATGATAACGATTTTAAAAATAATGACTATCGGAGAATTATAGATTATATTGAAAAAACATACAATCCGGGCGAGCAAATTATTGTAGAGCCGCATTACATGGGCTGGATGATTGAATATGCAAACAAGCAGGGACATACAGATCTGCCAGTCCCCACTATTCAGGGGTATACTCTTAATTCGGTCAGAGACTCTATAGCAAAGAATGCCGATAGCTTAAATAACTTGTGGATGATTCTGGATTACTCCGCGGTTGACGATACAGGGTATGACGACTTCACAAACTTCATGAATGAGCAGGGTTTCGAGCTTGATGGGCAAAAGACATTTTACTTAATACCTGATAAGGTAAGAGTTATGTATTTCAGGAAGTTACAGCAAGAAGATTGA
- a CDS encoding radical SAM protein, which translates to MTLDQAIKLKTELLIDGLKITDEAMTSVGQGGLEKVFWVFEMTPVTHKGSGDGSRPLPNDMLLPYDIYADVRYNPESKYTVHKSGDTLILLNGKEELCEVKWPVRPHFYDMNTRSGESMKKVASLRGDCGLRVCFDNACNYFAKDEQCKFCNIVPARQRNRHHVVTRKEADDIYDVVEEAVINNPVCTHLAMTAGAAKDDGLGNLPNILERIKPLLKNKNFPIVTAITATRNKEETEYLCSLGISSIAFNLEIWNEKLFQEICPGKTRRVGRERWIQSLFEARDLLKPARALTSFVVGLEPAESFLEGVDYLSSNGVFPIMSPFIPMVGTAYEGMTPPDTNWMWDVHERATEIIYKNLPEAFCDEIWDGDIGICPSCTTTKLFFDFMRRVVPRDNPRRILSQESVESFI; encoded by the coding sequence ATGACTTTAGACCAGGCGATAAAATTAAAGACAGAGCTTTTAATAGACGGATTGAAAATCACCGATGAGGCGATGACATCTGTCGGACAGGGCGGACTTGAAAAAGTTTTCTGGGTTTTTGAAATGACACCGGTAACTCACAAAGGTTCAGGTGACGGTTCAAGACCTTTGCCGAACGATATGCTATTGCCTTATGATATTTATGCCGATGTGCGTTATAACCCCGAGTCTAAATATACCGTTCATAAAAGCGGCGATACTTTAATTTTGCTTAACGGCAAAGAAGAGCTTTGTGAAGTTAAATGGCCTGTCCGTCCGCATTTTTATGATATGAATACCAGAAGCGGTGAGTCGATGAAAAAAGTTGCTTCGCTGAGAGGCGACTGCGGCTTGCGTGTGTGTTTTGATAACGCTTGCAACTATTTTGCAAAAGATGAGCAATGCAAGTTCTGCAACATAGTTCCTGCAAGACAAAGAAACAGGCATCATGTCGTTACCCGCAAAGAAGCTGATGATATTTATGATGTTGTCGAGGAAGCAGTAATTAATAATCCTGTTTGCACACATCTTGCCATGACAGCAGGCGCAGCAAAAGATGATGGATTAGGAAATCTGCCGAACATACTTGAAAGAATAAAACCGCTTTTAAAAAATAAGAACTTTCCGATTGTTACTGCAATAACAGCAACACGAAACAAAGAAGAAACCGAATATCTTTGCAGTCTGGGAATAAGCTCGATTGCATTTAATCTTGAAATATGGAATGAGAAATTATTTCAGGAAATTTGTCCCGGAAAAACCCGAAGAGTCGGACGTGAGAGATGGATTCAATCATTATTCGAAGCAAGAGATTTGCTTAAACCTGCACGAGCATTGACTTCTTTCGTAGTCGGGCTTGAACCTGCGGAATCATTTTTAGAAGGAGTCGATTATTTATCCTCAAACGGTGTATTTCCGATAATGAGTCCGTTCATTCCTATGGTCGGAACCGCATACGAAGGAATGACACCACCCGATACCAACTGGATGTGGGACGTTCACGAACGCGCTACCGAAATCATTTACAAAAACCTTCCTGAAGCATTTTGTGATGAAATTTGGGATGGGGATATAGGCATCTGTCCAAGCTGTACTACCACCAAGCTATTCTTTGATTTTATGAGAAGGGTAGTCCCGAGAGATAATCCGAGACGAATTTTGTCTCAGGAAAGCGTTGAATCTTTTATTTAA